A region from the Halobacillus mangrovi genome encodes:
- a CDS encoding GtrA family protein — MIQKIKSLNNELTRFILVGGINTLNYYFIFLLLHNLLRAHYMVAHITGFLVSFVISFYLNTYFTYRVKPTLKKFLQFPLTQVVNLSTSSFLVYALVEWFALNSNLAPIIAVFFTVPITFIVTSKILKQ, encoded by the coding sequence ATGATTCAAAAAATAAAGTCTCTCAATAATGAGTTAACCCGGTTTATCCTGGTCGGAGGAATCAATACACTCAATTACTATTTCATCTTTCTACTGCTTCACAACCTCCTCCGGGCTCATTATATGGTCGCTCACATTACCGGGTTTTTGGTCAGCTTTGTCATCTCGTTTTACTTGAATACGTATTTTACGTACAGGGTGAAGCCGACCTTAAAAAAATTTTTACAATTTCCATTGACGCAAGTGGTCAACCTCTCGACCTCATCCTTTCTCGTCTATGCATTAGTCGAGTGGTTTGCCCTGAATAGTAACCTTGCACCAATCATCGCCGTATTCTTCACAGTACCCATCACATTCATTGTGACAAGTAAAATATTAAAGCAGTAA
- a CDS encoding GNAT family N-acetyltransferase, with protein sequence MRRFTSTDDYQAIKPLLCLATSEGKAEQALFQYLKSEEQSLFLYEKEGMLAGCMGIKFTTNYNAVIQQIAVSPGYRKQRIGKSMVEFILEQYKLRELSAETDDEAVGFYQKLGFEVKSLGEKYKGVTRYQCTLYQN encoded by the coding sequence ATGAGAAGGTTCACCTCAACCGATGATTATCAAGCCATTAAGCCTCTCCTTTGCTTAGCGACATCAGAAGGTAAAGCAGAACAAGCGCTCTTTCAGTATCTTAAATCAGAAGAACAATCCCTATTTCTATACGAAAAGGAGGGAATGCTTGCCGGGTGCATGGGAATAAAGTTCACTACTAACTACAATGCTGTCATCCAACAAATTGCAGTCTCGCCGGGTTATAGGAAACAGAGGATCGGTAAAAGCATGGTTGAGTTTATCCTTGAACAATATAAGCTAAGAGAGTTATCGGCTGAAACGGATGATGAGGCAGTAGGCTTTTATCAGAAACTTGGATTTGAAGTGAAAAGCCTTGGTGAAAAGTATAAAGGTGTGACCAGGTATCAGTGCACTCTATATCAAAACTAG
- a CDS encoding glycosyltransferase family 2 protein — MRRSLISLILPSFNEEENIPLIYENLHHIMALVNYDYELIFIDDGSEDQTLEYIQDLGRKHPHVKYVSFTRNFGKEAALLAGLEKSNGDAVIIMDADLQHPAFLIPEMIQGYEEGYDQVIAKRNRNGESPLRKTLSTLFYKGINQLVDVTLKNGIGDFRLLSRPVVNDILKLSEGNRFSKGLFAWVGYEEKVINYENVARQSGSSKWSLSKLLNYAIDGLVSFNTRPLRICLYTGMLILLMSLGYIAFIFVQIVRNGIDVPGYFSTISAILFLGGVQLLSLGVIGEYIGRMYNEVKRRPHYLVKESNIHDSKNKVSQ; from the coding sequence ATGAGAAGGTCATTAATATCCTTGATTTTGCCCTCTTTTAACGAAGAGGAAAACATACCATTAATTTATGAGAACCTGCATCACATCATGGCATTGGTAAACTATGATTACGAATTAATCTTCATTGATGACGGAAGTGAAGACCAGACGCTTGAGTATATTCAGGATCTGGGAAGAAAACATCCACATGTAAAATATGTTTCATTTACAAGGAACTTCGGAAAAGAGGCTGCTCTATTAGCGGGTCTCGAAAAATCTAATGGTGATGCAGTCATCATAATGGATGCTGATTTGCAGCACCCGGCTTTTCTCATTCCTGAAATGATCCAGGGATATGAAGAAGGCTACGATCAAGTCATCGCAAAGCGGAACCGTAATGGGGAATCCCCCTTACGAAAAACCCTCTCCACACTTTTTTACAAAGGAATTAATCAATTAGTTGATGTCACGCTTAAAAATGGGATCGGCGATTTCCGTTTGCTGAGCCGCCCTGTAGTGAATGATATATTAAAATTAAGTGAAGGAAACCGCTTTTCGAAAGGATTATTCGCGTGGGTTGGTTATGAGGAAAAAGTAATTAATTACGAGAACGTCGCCCGCCAATCAGGTTCTTCGAAATGGTCGCTTTCTAAACTGCTGAACTACGCAATCGATGGGCTTGTATCATTTAATACAAGACCACTGCGTATATGCTTGTACACAGGGATGTTGATCTTATTAATGTCACTCGGGTACATCGCCTTCATATTCGTGCAGATTGTAAGAAACGGCATTGATGTGCCAGGCTATTTCAGTACGATATCTGCTATTCTCTTCCTCGGAGGAGTCCAGCTGCTCAGTCTAGGCGTCATTGGTGAATATATTGGAAGAATGTACAACGAAGTGAAGCGGCGTCCGCACTATTTAGTAAAGGAATCCAACATTCATGATTCAAAAAATAAAGTCTCTCAATAA
- a CDS encoding ArsR/SmtB family transcription factor encodes MELFSTSTKGRETYRIELKQSLLWEAALGLAAITNDALIQTLEYPKENWEEIRNSLSPSLEAEVQYVREKNTWKTLLQLLHQKDFQTMKEFRSYIKDLPSNDLRFISIPYFGESYQHKRRQAAQGSIEAVRELQKLTNENAFFPEYISFICDTDVGKLKNHLVEVMEGWLGTVIQPNQEEMSRLLARDVESKKAMEEKLEAEAFVEWATNGITYRPEPSVYKVMLIPQYIYRPWNVEADIEGAKVFYYPVANESIQPNDPYVPNQMLVQKYKALGDETRLRILKLLNEKSMTLQELTEKLEMGKTTVHHHLKLLKLARLVAAPSSRYELNVQALTTLPKELNVFLEND; translated from the coding sequence ATGGAATTATTTTCTACGAGTACAAAGGGAAGAGAAACGTACCGCATAGAATTGAAACAATCCTTATTATGGGAGGCAGCCTTAGGACTTGCTGCGATCACGAATGATGCCTTAATTCAAACGCTTGAGTATCCAAAAGAAAATTGGGAGGAAATTAGAAATTCCTTGAGCCCATCATTAGAAGCTGAAGTTCAATATGTCCGAGAGAAAAATACGTGGAAAACATTGCTTCAGCTGCTCCATCAAAAAGACTTCCAAACAATGAAGGAGTTCCGTTCCTACATCAAAGATCTTCCCTCAAACGATTTAAGATTCATCTCCATCCCTTATTTTGGTGAAAGCTACCAACATAAAAGAAGACAGGCTGCACAAGGTTCTATAGAGGCGGTGAGAGAATTACAAAAGCTAACCAATGAAAATGCTTTTTTTCCTGAATATATTTCGTTCATCTGCGATACAGACGTAGGAAAATTGAAGAATCACTTGGTTGAAGTGATGGAAGGGTGGCTGGGAACGGTTATTCAACCAAACCAGGAAGAAATGTCACGTCTACTAGCAAGAGATGTAGAGTCAAAAAAAGCGATGGAAGAAAAGCTTGAGGCTGAAGCTTTTGTCGAATGGGCAACAAACGGAATAACATATCGACCAGAACCTAGCGTTTATAAGGTGATGCTGATCCCACAGTATATCTACAGACCCTGGAACGTTGAAGCGGATATCGAAGGAGCGAAGGTATTTTATTATCCCGTCGCAAATGAAAGTATTCAACCTAACGACCCTTATGTTCCTAATCAAATGCTCGTGCAAAAATATAAAGCTTTGGGAGACGAAACCCGGCTTCGCATCCTAAAACTATTAAACGAGAAAAGCATGACCTTACAGGAGCTGACGGAAAAATTAGAGATGGGAAAAACAACCGTCCATCACCATTTAAAATTATTGAAATTAGCCAGGCTGGTAGCCGCACCATCATCACGTTACGAATTAAATGTTCAAGCTCTCACCACTTTGCCAAAAGAACTAAATGTATTTTTGGAGAATGACTAA
- a CDS encoding 3-ketoacyl-ACP reductase → MGQAIAGKVAYITGSGRGIGRATALELAKEGVHVGLVARTESQLKEVAEEAKKYGVQTSVATADIANMDEVERAIDLLKNEIGPADILINNAAVGSYGSLLEADPDEWKKTIEVNVFGTYHVTRAVLPQLIEKNKGDIINISSSSGLKGTAGSTAYSASKFAVQGMSEALMQELRRNNIRVQTLNPSRVATDMGFGDQLSEADKEKFMQPEDLAEYMVAQLKLHQRIFIKQSLQWATNPF, encoded by the coding sequence ATGGGACAAGCAATTGCAGGAAAAGTTGCCTATATTACAGGATCCGGTCGTGGAATCGGACGCGCAACAGCTCTGGAACTCGCGAAAGAGGGCGTTCATGTGGGGCTGGTTGCTCGAACGGAAAGCCAGCTTAAAGAAGTAGCAGAAGAAGCGAAAAAGTATGGGGTACAAACGAGTGTGGCTACCGCAGACATTGCTAACATGGATGAGGTCGAACGTGCCATAGACTTGTTGAAAAATGAAATTGGCCCTGCTGACATTTTAATCAATAATGCCGCAGTAGGAAGCTATGGTTCACTGCTTGAAGCAGATCCAGATGAATGGAAAAAAACGATAGAAGTTAACGTCTTTGGCACCTATCATGTAACCCGCGCTGTCTTGCCTCAACTCATCGAGAAGAACAAAGGGGATATTATCAATATCTCTTCCAGTAGTGGGTTGAAGGGCACAGCAGGTTCAACGGCATACAGTGCTTCCAAATTTGCCGTTCAAGGGATGTCAGAAGCCCTTATGCAAGAATTAAGAAGGAATAATATCAGAGTGCAAACACTAAACCCAAGCCGAGTAGCGACGGATATGGGCTTCGGAGATCAATTGAGTGAAGCCGATAAAGAAAAATTCATGCAGCCAGAAGATCTAGCTGAATATATGGTAGCCCAACTGAAACTGCATCAGCGCATCTTCATTAAGCAATCTCTTCAGTGGGCGACTAACCCGTTTTAA
- a CDS encoding MFS transporter: MNQLEEKFETVQKAPEFKKNSQVFRFIGGNLVSFFGDQIYMIALPLIVLAITESPLSMGIVAALERLPVLIQPIAGVIADRFNRKSLLLVCDLLRGLIIGAMGALHMNGSLWMWEVYVGSLVIGVLTQIYNTSQFASIPRLVQKKDLQLANSVNTGIFNMAVFIGPGLGGILVSFFHPGWALLLNSVSFFVGFLTVLSLKLAEVGHGEDPKTWGAEIKEGFVFVKNQKPILYTNLAMFFSVFGTTLFLTMMIVHLKLSVELSAAQIGWLLSIGGGGAVVGSLVTNLLKETFTYRTILFTAGFIGGISIILFGISQTFISLAIMNLVGTISAAIMSPCIVTIRQVLTPDRLLGRVQATSRFITWVSMPVAAFLAGVLGEHVSTGFPIILGGVISTVATFIYLHPSLNSQVVE, from the coding sequence ATGAATCAGCTTGAGGAAAAGTTCGAGACCGTACAGAAAGCTCCGGAGTTTAAAAAGAATAGCCAGGTTTTCAGGTTTATTGGGGGAAACCTGGTGTCCTTCTTCGGGGATCAAATCTACATGATTGCATTACCCTTAATTGTCTTAGCTATTACAGAGTCGCCGTTGAGCATGGGGATTGTCGCTGCTTTAGAACGCCTGCCTGTTCTAATCCAGCCCATTGCGGGAGTCATTGCCGATCGTTTTAATAGAAAATCACTTTTATTAGTCTGTGATTTACTTAGAGGTCTTATTATTGGGGCAATGGGGGCTTTACATATGAACGGGTCTCTATGGATGTGGGAAGTGTATGTGGGGTCTCTTGTGATAGGAGTGCTTACTCAAATTTATAACACCTCTCAATTTGCCTCGATTCCTCGGCTGGTTCAAAAGAAGGACCTACAATTAGCAAATTCTGTGAATACAGGAATCTTTAATATGGCTGTATTTATAGGCCCAGGGTTAGGAGGGATCCTGGTGAGTTTCTTCCATCCAGGGTGGGCGCTTCTTTTGAATAGTGTCAGTTTTTTCGTTGGTTTTCTAACTGTCTTGAGTCTAAAACTTGCTGAAGTAGGCCACGGTGAGGATCCTAAAACATGGGGGGCTGAAATTAAAGAGGGATTTGTGTTTGTAAAAAATCAAAAGCCTATCTTATACACGAATCTTGCTATGTTTTTCTCTGTATTTGGTACAACTTTGTTTTTAACAATGATGATTGTCCATCTAAAGTTATCAGTGGAACTAAGTGCCGCTCAAATTGGCTGGCTGCTTTCGATTGGTGGGGGAGGGGCAGTGGTCGGTTCGCTGGTCACGAATCTATTAAAAGAGACTTTCACCTATCGGACAATTTTATTTACTGCTGGGTTCATAGGAGGCATTTCTATTATTTTATTCGGGATTAGCCAGACGTTTATTAGTTTAGCCATAATGAATCTAGTGGGGACAATTTCAGCAGCAATCATGAGTCCATGTATCGTAACGATTCGGCAGGTTCTCACACCCGACAGGCTTTTGGGCCGTGTGCAAGCAACAAGCCGGTTTATAACATGGGTGTCCATGCCCGTCGCTGCTTTTCTAGCCGGTGTACTAGGAGAACACGTGAGTACGGGGTTCCCTATTATATTAGGTGGTGTGATCTCTACTGTAGCTACGTTCATTTATTTACACCCATCCTTAAATAGCCAAGTAGTAGAATAA
- a CDS encoding class I SAM-dependent methyltransferase has product MKRDELFLEELKEMDEEFSGWDFSYVSGTGRIQSGALSWSYGSKVRRLMRNTEAMLDMGTGGGEFLSQLRPLPDYTAATEGYEPNLPVAKNRLEPLGVKIVQINEDDKLPFEDNRFDLIVNKHESFDPSEVKRVLKPGGTFLTQQVGGLDCLQINEALHAKENQYKDWNLTEAMNGLKAQEFKVVTIREDYPVQRFFDIGALVYYLKAIPWQVPDFNLEDYQDELYSINEIIKDRGYFEVRQHRFLIQAER; this is encoded by the coding sequence ATGAAGAGGGATGAGCTATTTTTAGAAGAATTGAAGGAAATGGACGAGGAATTCAGTGGTTGGGATTTTTCTTATGTTAGTGGAACAGGCAGGATTCAAAGCGGAGCTTTATCATGGTCTTACGGGAGTAAAGTACGAAGGTTGATGAGAAATACAGAAGCTATGCTTGATATGGGCACGGGCGGCGGAGAGTTCCTATCACAATTGCGTCCTTTGCCTGATTATACAGCTGCAACAGAAGGCTACGAGCCCAATCTTCCGGTTGCAAAAAATCGTCTTGAGCCTTTAGGGGTGAAGATAGTACAAATCAATGAAGATGACAAACTTCCTTTTGAAGACAATAGGTTCGATTTAATTGTAAATAAGCACGAGTCGTTTGATCCCTCAGAAGTGAAAAGAGTTTTAAAACCAGGAGGGACGTTTTTGACTCAACAGGTGGGCGGGCTTGATTGCCTGCAGATCAATGAAGCCCTTCATGCAAAAGAGAATCAATACAAAGATTGGAATCTGACTGAAGCTATGAATGGATTGAAAGCTCAGGAGTTCAAGGTGGTAACGATCCGTGAAGATTATCCTGTTCAACGTTTTTTCGATATCGGTGCCCTTGTTTATTACTTAAAAGCTATTCCGTGGCAGGTTCCTGATTTCAACTTGGAAGACTACCAGGATGAACTCTACTCTATTAATGAAATAATAAAAGACAGAGGATATTTTGAAGTAAGGCAGCACAGGTTCTTAATACAGGCTGAAAGATAG
- a CDS encoding NUDIX hydrolase produces MEYVKEVRSLIGTRPFIIVGSTVIVQDKQNRVLLQLRSDTNEWGLPGGAMEPGESFVETARRELFEETGLTADYFEHIETLSGENFYFKYPNGDEVYNVIAVFIVTQCNGKLKMVDGESLSLQYFPMQDLPMKLDERAKQILDRVGVNR; encoded by the coding sequence GTGGAGTATGTGAAGGAAGTTAGAAGCTTGATAGGGACAAGACCTTTTATTATTGTTGGATCGACCGTTATTGTACAAGACAAGCAGAACCGTGTGCTCCTGCAATTACGCTCAGACACTAATGAATGGGGATTGCCAGGAGGAGCGATGGAACCTGGGGAGAGTTTCGTAGAGACAGCAAGACGAGAGCTTTTTGAGGAGACAGGACTCACTGCTGACTACTTTGAACATATCGAGACATTATCCGGTGAAAATTTCTATTTTAAGTATCCAAATGGTGATGAAGTCTACAATGTAATTGCCGTATTTATCGTCACACAATGCAACGGTAAACTGAAGATGGTTGACGGGGAGAGTTTGTCTCTACAGTATTTTCCCATGCAAGATCTGCCTATGAAGCTAGATGAAAGAGCCAAACAAATCCTGGATAGAGTGGGTGTAAACAGATGA